The following coding sequences are from one Lolium rigidum isolate FL_2022 chromosome 6, APGP_CSIRO_Lrig_0.1, whole genome shotgun sequence window:
- the LOC124663506 gene encoding uncharacterized protein YNL011C, with protein MDNKQPAASTQLPRHRLGRCGNPRKERASQCQWCEREHRELPPSRSVAHAPPHQHHHPMALIATTPYITATTAGPATSSSRTCPLRAPRRSAASSSRLPRAMADAAASPATGDSAPPSLLVFSGGTAFNGVVEELKKVTTRVAHVLPVSDDGGSTAEIVRVLGGPAVGDIRSRCLRLSDESTSEALSVRRLLGHRLPLDPSEAKLEWYQIVEGEHSLWDGVSRPYRETIRAFLVYFHNEILRRPVETFCFTNGSIGNFFFAGARIFFQSLDAAIFLFSRVSQIPAESLVLPVISTNDRLTLGCELWDGTIIRGQNEISHPSNGRREVVNKDCKSCNALPSSIKRVFYMSSEGQNLLHEVFPEANRTVLEQLSKVDCIVYAMGSLFTSVCPSLVLRGIGETVASRSVPKVLLLNGSHDRESIGLHASGFVTAITDSLNRTYGDPEKSLKNHPKDYVNAILVPEGGQIPLDVENLASKGIFHVDTVQSVCDAKVGVIFDPQSLIQALTSLISEHTDICLSEPERLTENVKSVC; from the exons ATGGACAACAAGCAGCCCGCGGCCAGTACGCAGCTgccacgtcaccgcctcgggcggTGCGGCAATCCCCGGAAAGAAAGGGCGTCGCAGTGCCAATGGTGCGAGCGCGAGCACAGGGAG CTTCCTCCGTCCAGGTCAGTCGCCCACGCACCAccacaccagcaccaccacccgaTGGCGCTCATCGCCACCACACCATATATAACGGCGACCACCGCGGGccccgccacctcctcctccagaacCTGCCCCCTCCGCGCGCCACGgagatccgccgcctcctcctcccggctCCCGCgcgccatggccgacgccgccGCGTCTCCTGCCACCGGCGACTCCGCTCCCCCGTCGCTGCTCGTCTTCTCAG GTGGAACAGCGTTTAATGGCGTTGTGGAAGAGTTGAAGAAAGTGACTACTCGGGTTGCACATGTTCTGCCAGTTTCTGATGATGGCGGGAGCACAGCGGAGATTGTTCGTGTGCTTG GTGGACCTGCTGTGGGAGACATAAGGTCAAGATGCTTGAGACTGTCCGATGAGAGCACTTCAGAAGCCCTCTCTGTTCGGAGATTGCTTGGCCACCGTTTGCCTCTTGATCCTTCAGAAGCAAAGCTGGAGTG GTACCAAATTGTAGAAGGAGAACACTCTTTATGGGATGGTGTCTCTCGTCCCTACAGGGAGACAATCCGTGCATTTTTGGTCTACTTCCATAATGAG ATCCTTCGGCGACCAGTTGAAACATTTTGCTTCACCAATGGCAG CATTGGGAATTTCTTTTTTGCTGGGGCACGCATATTCTTCCAGTCTTTGGATGCTGCAATTTTCTTGTTTTCACGTGTGTCACAAATCCCTGCAGAAAGTCTTGTGCTTCCAGTGATATCCACAAATGACAGGCTTACACTTGGATGTGAACTATGG GATGGAACTATCATTCGAGGCCAAAATGAAATATCACATCCAAGCAATGGGCGTAGAGAAGTTGTTAACAAG GACTGTAAATCATGCAATGCACTTCCTTCAAGCATCAAGCGTGTCTTTTACATGTCAAGTGAAGGTCAGAACTTGTTGCACGag GTTTTTCCTGAAGCTAACCGTACAGTTTTGGAGCAGCTAAGTAAGGTGGATTGCATTGTATATGCCATGGGATCGTTATTTACATCTGTTTGTCCATCACTG GTACTGCGGGGTATTGGTGAGACTGTAGCATCAAGATCCGTTCCCAAG GTACTTCTCTTAAATGGATCACATGATAGAGAATCTATTGGGCTGCATGCTTCTGGCTTTGTGACGGCAATTACTGATTCTCTAAATCGGACATATGGTGATCCTGAGAAAAGTCTAAAGAATCAT CCCAAAGACTATGTGAATGCAATATTGGTTCCTGAAGGAGGCCAAATTCCTTTAGATGTTGAAAATTTGGCATCTAAAGGAATTTTTCATGTG GACACCGTGCAGTCTGTGTGCGACGCAAAAGTGGGTGTCATATTTGATCCACAGTCGTTAATCCAAGCTCTGACTAGTCTGATATCGGAGCACACAGATATATGTCTATCTGAACCCGAGCGTTTAACTGAAAACGTGAAGTCTGTATGTTGA
- the LOC124667301 gene encoding ervatamin-C-like: protein MAPIPSSRRLFGAWFVLVLVAATVVVDAAAAREGARSRRGALLPSAAVRHERWMAKFGRAYTDADEKARRRKVFAANARHVDAVNRAGNRTYTLGLNKFSDLTDDEFLETHLGYLQHQLRHQEINNTAAAAVDVSKKGAKLKAGQLLYMPGSVDWRAQGAVTEIKNQGSCGSCWAFAAVAATEGLVKITTGELISMSEQQVLDCTGGISSCSGGDINAALRYVAASGGLQPEAAYAYVGQQGACRGFGAMPNSAASVGAPRWAGLYGDEGVLEQLVARQPIAVAVEATDPDFRHYRSGVYAGSPSCGQRINHAVTVVGYGVDGVGQEYWVVKNQWGTRWGEAGYMRIARRSGASCGIATYAYYPTMGSF from the exons ATGGCGCCGATTCCCAGCTCGCGCCGCCTCTTTGGCGCATGGTTTGTGCTTGTGCTCGTGgccgccaccgtcgtcgtcgacgccgccGCGGCGCGAGAGGGAGCCAGGTCACGCCGAGGCGCGCTGCTGCCTAGCGCTGCCGTCCGGCACGAGCGGTGGATGGCCAAGTTCGGGCGCGCCTACACGGACGCCGACGAGAAGGCGCGCCGGCGGAAGGTGTTCGCGGCCAACGCGCGGCACGTCGACGCCGTGAACAGGGCGGGCAATCGGACGTACACGCTCGGGCTCAACAAGTTCtccgacctcaccgacgacgagtTCCTGGAGACGCACCTCGGGTACCTGCAGCACCAGCTTCGTCATCAGGAGATCAACAacacggcggcggcagcggtggacgTGTCCAAGAAAGGTGCTAAGCTGAAGGCTGGCCAGCTGCTGTACATGCCTGGCAGCGTGGACTGGAGGGCCCAGGGCGCGGTCACCGAGATCAAGAACCAAGGCTCCTGCG GGAGTTGCTGGGCgttcgcggcggtggcggcgacggagggGCTCGTGAAGATCACCACCGGCGAACTCATCTCCATGTCGGAGCAGCAGGTGCTCGACTGCACGGGGGGCAtcagcagctgcagcggcggaGACATCAACGCCGCGCTCCGCTACGTCGCCGCCAGCGGCGGGCTGCAGCCGGAGGCGGCCTACGCGTACGTCGGCCAGCAGGGCGCGTGCCGCGGCTTTGGCGCCATGCCGAACTCGGCGGCGTCCGTAGGCGCGCCACGGTGGGCGGGCCTGTACGGCGACGAGGGCGTGCTGGAGCAGCTCGTGGCCAGGCAGCCGATCGCCGTGGCCGTGGAGGCCACGGACCCGGACTTCCGGCACTACAGGAGCGGCGTGTACGCCGGGAGCCCGTCGTGCGGGCAGAGGATAAACCACGCCGTGACGGTGGTGGGCTACGGGGTGGACGGCGTCGGGCAGGAGTACTGGGTGGTGAAGAACCAGTGGGGGACGAGGTGGGGCGAGGCGGGCTACATGCGCATCGCTCGCCGGAGCGGCGCCAGCTGCGGCATCGCCACATACGCATACTACCCGACCATGGGCAGCTTCTAG